From Luteococcus japonicus, one genomic window encodes:
- a CDS encoding glycine betaine ABC transporter substrate-binding protein codes for MVPLVALALVAGFSIYDNAADGADEPGSKGTISFGYIPSWSDGRSTAFLLKNRLEEMGYKVELTGMNDAAVLYAGLDRGDVDLYPSAWPEVTHADYMKKYSSNIDDIGTYYDGAKLTLAVPSYSKLKSIEDLKGKSSQYGGRIVGIEPGAGLTKATKTQVIPQYGLDEYKLVTSSTPAMLTEVQKATAAKRDIVVTLWRPFWANGKFEMRDLEDPKGALGKAEGLHFLGKKGFADEFPEAAEYISQVKLDDKEYNSLEDTVVNKYPEGQEPKAVDDWLAKNPDVLPAVEK; via the coding sequence GTGGTACCGCTGGTCGCGCTCGCGTTGGTCGCGGGCTTCTCCATCTACGACAATGCGGCGGACGGCGCGGACGAGCCCGGATCCAAGGGCACGATCAGCTTTGGCTACATCCCTTCGTGGAGCGACGGTCGCAGCACCGCCTTCCTGCTGAAGAACCGTCTCGAGGAGATGGGCTACAAGGTGGAGCTCACGGGCATGAATGATGCGGCAGTGCTCTACGCAGGTCTTGACCGTGGCGACGTCGACCTCTACCCGTCCGCCTGGCCCGAGGTCACCCACGCGGACTACATGAAGAAGTACTCGTCGAACATCGATGACATCGGCACCTACTACGACGGGGCCAAGCTGACCCTGGCCGTGCCCAGCTATTCAAAGCTCAAGTCGATCGAGGACCTGAAGGGCAAGTCCAGTCAGTACGGTGGCCGGATTGTGGGCATCGAACCCGGGGCCGGTCTGACCAAGGCCACCAAGACCCAGGTGATCCCCCAGTACGGGCTGGACGAATACAAGTTGGTCACCTCCTCGACGCCCGCCATGCTCACGGAGGTCCAGAAGGCCACTGCCGCGAAGCGCGACATCGTGGTGACCCTGTGGCGTCCCTTCTGGGCCAATGGCAAGTTCGAGATGCGAGACCTCGAGGATCCCAAGGGCGCTCTCGGCAAGGCCGAGGGACTGCACTTCCTGGGCAAGAAGGGCTTTGCCGACGAGTTCCCGGAGGCGGCTGAGTACATCAGCCAGGTCAAGCTGGACGACAAGGAGTACAACTCCCTGGAGGACACCGTGGTGAACAAGTACCCGGAGGGCCAGGAGCCCAAGGCCGTCGATGACTGGCTGGCCAAGAATCCGGATGTGCTTCCTGCCGTGGAGAAGTGA